In Haematobia irritans isolate KBUSLIRL chromosome 1, ASM5000362v1, whole genome shotgun sequence, a genomic segment contains:
- the TFAM gene encoding mitochondrial transcription factor A isoform X1, which translates to MLLTVSLLNKGSFLGSLINKCRQVIRNKNEKPLSINLTSSAPPKNATEFTNRPPADINLSRPLAAAASTKVTIEEKVGLPVRPKKPLTPYFRFMNEQRPKILASNPNMSIVDVVRQVSKKWETVDSSLKQRLQEEYKKEQQAYVEKRTKYESKVTDEQRHQIKELKQEQTEAKERRMMRKRIKELGRPKKPASAFIRFIAKERIRMPQTAKQTFREWHQAATQRWSELPQADKDIYLQESRKDFETYRKDIAVWEEKMIRMGNIDVVRQGNLIDPPEIKPKKR; encoded by the exons atgttACTAACTGTTTCGCTCCTTAACAAAGGATCGTTTTTGGGTTCTCTAATTAATAAATGCAGGCAAGTTATacgaaataaaaacgaaaagccTTTAAGTATTAATCTGACATCATCTGCTCCTCCTAAAAATGCTACTGAATTTACTAACAGACCTCCTGCTGATATAAACTTGTCTAGGCCTTTGGCCGCAGCAGCCTCGACGAAAGTTACTATTGAGGAAAAAGTTGGCTTGCCGGTTAGACCCAAAAAACCTTTAACACCATACTTTCGCTTCATGAACGAacaaaggccaaaaattttggcATCTAATCCAAATATGTCAATAGTTGATGTTGTGCGACAAGTTTCCAAGAAATGGGAGACTGTAGATTCTTCATTAAAGCAACGCCTGCAAGAAGAGTACAAAAAAGAACAACAGGCTTATGTTGAAAAACGTACAAAGTACGAATCCAAGGTTACTGATGAACAACGACATCAAATAAAGGAGCTGAAACAAGAACAAACTGAAGCTAAAGAAAGGCGGATGATGCGAAAACGCATTAAGGAATTAGGGCGTCCCAAAAAGCCAGCATCGGCATTCATTAGATTTATTGCCAAGGAGAGAATTAGAATGCCTCAAACTGCAAAACAAACCTTCCGCGAATGGCATCAAGCAGCTACACAAAGATGGTCAGAACTTCCACAAGCTGACAAGGATATTTACTTACAGGAATCCCGTAAGGATTTCGAAACATACAG aaaggacATAGCTGTATGGGAAGAGAAGATGATACGTATGGGCAATATTGATGTCGTTCGCCAAGGCAATTTAATAGATCCTCCGGAAATTAAACCCAAAAAACGCTAA
- the TFAM gene encoding mitochondrial transcription factor A isoform X2, with product MLLTVSLLNKGSFLGSLINKCRPPADINLSRPLAAAASTKVTIEEKVGLPVRPKKPLTPYFRFMNEQRPKILASNPNMSIVDVVRQVSKKWETVDSSLKQRLQEEYKKEQQAYVEKRTKYESKVTDEQRHQIKELKQEQTEAKERRMMRKRIKELGRPKKPASAFIRFIAKERIRMPQTAKQTFREWHQAATQRWSELPQADKDIYLQESRKDFETYRKDIAVWEEKMIRMGNIDVVRQGNLIDPPEIKPKKR from the exons atgttACTAACTGTTTCGCTCCTTAACAAAGGATCGTTTTTGGGTTCTCTAATTAATAAATGCAG ACCTCCTGCTGATATAAACTTGTCTAGGCCTTTGGCCGCAGCAGCCTCGACGAAAGTTACTATTGAGGAAAAAGTTGGCTTGCCGGTTAGACCCAAAAAACCTTTAACACCATACTTTCGCTTCATGAACGAacaaaggccaaaaattttggcATCTAATCCAAATATGTCAATAGTTGATGTTGTGCGACAAGTTTCCAAGAAATGGGAGACTGTAGATTCTTCATTAAAGCAACGCCTGCAAGAAGAGTACAAAAAAGAACAACAGGCTTATGTTGAAAAACGTACAAAGTACGAATCCAAGGTTACTGATGAACAACGACATCAAATAAAGGAGCTGAAACAAGAACAAACTGAAGCTAAAGAAAGGCGGATGATGCGAAAACGCATTAAGGAATTAGGGCGTCCCAAAAAGCCAGCATCGGCATTCATTAGATTTATTGCCAAGGAGAGAATTAGAATGCCTCAAACTGCAAAACAAACCTTCCGCGAATGGCATCAAGCAGCTACACAAAGATGGTCAGAACTTCCACAAGCTGACAAGGATATTTACTTACAGGAATCCCGTAAGGATTTCGAAACATACAG aaaggacATAGCTGTATGGGAAGAGAAGATGATACGTATGGGCAATATTGATGTCGTTCGCCAAGGCAATTTAATAGATCCTCCGGAAATTAAACCCAAAAAACGCTAA